One Companilactobacillus heilongjiangensis genomic window, CTAGTTTGATTTTATCAAGACTGTACTCGTTCACATTACCTTGGATAACTGGAGCGCCATAAATATAACTTCTACCAGCATCATCCTTGTAGTAAACACCACTGATTGGTGCCAAAACGGTTCTATTTTGAGCCTTAGTAATCTTGTTAATTTTAGCTTGAGTTTCAGCTAAGACTTCTTGATTCTTACTCAATTCAATCTTGTCAGCAGTAGTTTTGTCGGTTGAATTATATGCTTGGATTGCAAGTTGGGCTTGTTGAATCTCAGCGTTGGCACTGGCCAAGTCACTGCTCATATCACGATAAAAGCTGAATAATACTTGTCCTTTAGTAACTTTTTGACCATTAATAACGTGAGTTGAAGTCAAAGTTTCATCTTCACTCTTGGGTTGGTCACTGACCGCTTGCTTATCTGTTTCTTGAACAATACCGTTGAAATAATTAGTATTGTCGCGCTGCACAGTATAAGTTTTGTAATCTATTTTATTAGTATCATTCTTAAAGCCGTTTCCTAAAACTAAAAACAAAATAACGGCAATTAGGACAACATTAATACCCCAAATAGCAATCTTGATTTTCTTCATAAATAATCTCCCTAAATTTGCTTATCTTAAATAGCATAACAGTCTTAAACTAGACAAAAATTGGCGTACTGTCAATGTTTGTTGGCAAAAAAATAGAGCATTGCTGCCCTGATTTTTTATAAAGTTTAATGATACCAACAAAGTTAGCGGTTACAATTTTCTGAAATTTTTTACTCTAATTATCGCTTAAAGATTTTTTAAATATGCCGTTTCCAGAGCTGAGAGTATTCATCTGCTGCGCGGCACGGCTCGAGCCAAGGTACGGTCTCGATCCTCGGTTGAAGCCTTTCCAAAAACCGGAAAGTCTCCAACACGTCCGGTGGTGTAATCGCTAAAGCGATAACGCCACTTTCGCTGCTGATGAATACTCTCAGCTCTTCCAACTAGTTTGTTTGATAATTTGACGATTGATTAAAAACTTCAGATTTAACCCTTAATTTATTTCTACAAAAGTTAAACGACTCCAATCAGAGCTCCAATCTATTTAATACATTTCAATTTATATTGTGTCCTAAAAACTACCATCAAACAAAATATCAGAATATATATATTCCAAAACAAAAAGCCGGAGGGTGTCGATAATGTAGTCCGCTGTGCAGGTGGTGTAATGGCTTTAGCCATTACACCACGGGGCGACTTTGGAGACTTACCGAACTTTGGTAAGGCTTCAAAGCGAGACTTGAGACCTTGGCTCAAGTCGGTCCCCATAGCGGAACTACATTATTGACGCCCTCCGGCGTCCAGAGACACCTAAGCAGTCACAACTTTTTTAGATGTCTTATCCTGACGTTTTAAACCAATTCCGGTAAATCCACTAATAATGGAAAGAACTGGTGATAATAGACTGAAGAAACAGAATGGTAAGAAGGTTAATGTTGGTACTCCTAAGGTATTGGCAGCGAAAGCTCCGGCAACGCCCCATGGAATCAAGTAGTTGATTACTGTACCACCATCTTCAAGTACACGACTCAAGGCCAAGTTATCCAAACCATGTTCATTGAATGTTTGTTTGAATGCTTTACCAGGTAAAATAACTGATAAGTATTGTTCACCAACAAAGATGTTAACGCCGATTCCTGAAAGGATTGTTGCTGTAACGACGGCACCTGGTGTTTTAAGTTTCTTGGCAAGTGGTGTCATGGCTGTTTGAATGACGTTAAACTTCATTAACAAGCCACCTAACGAAAGAGTTAGGAAAATCAATGAGACTGTACCCATCATGGAAGAAATCCCACCACGAGTTAACAAAGCGTCAACACTAGCATTGCCAGTTTTTGAAACAAATCCACTTTCGATAAATCCAGCGATATCTTTTACTGGTGTGCCAGGTTTTTCAACAAAAATCATTCCGACTGTTACGGTAATATTTAAAATCAAAGTTGCAATAGCGGGAATTTTCATAATCGAACAAGCGAACAATAAAGCAATTGGTAAAATTGACCACCATGTGATGATGAAATTAGAATTCAAAACGTTTAAAGTTGTATCGATTTTAGATAAACTAGCACCTGATCCAGCGTTGCCGAGAATTGTGTAAAGAATCAATGAAATGATAAATGCGGGAATCGTTGTCCACATCAAGTTTTTAATGTGATCGAACAAGTCATCTTCGGCAATCGCTGAAGCCAAGTTAGTTGAATCTGAAAGTGGTGAAGTCTTATCACCAAAAATGGCACCTGAGATAATTGCACCAGCAACCAAAGCTGGATTCATTCCTAAAGTTTGGCCCATTCCGAACAAGGCGATTCCGATTGTTGAAACAATAGTAAAGGCACTACCGATTGATGTACCAATCAAAGCACAAACTAGGAAAACTGATGGCACGAACCATTGCGCTGAAATCAAGTGGAATCCGGCAACCATCATTGATGGAATAATTCCGGCCGCAATCCAAGTACCAATCAAAGCTCCGATTAAAATAAAAATGAAGATGGGAATAATTCCGTTTTTAACACCATCAGTAATACCGTCAAAAATTTCATCCCATTCAGTGCCACGAACTTTAGCCCATAAAATCAATAGACCGATGACTACTAAAACTGGTGTTTGAGGTGACAAGCCAAACTTGATAACTCCAAATCCTAAAACAATCAGCATCATTACTAAAATTACGATTGCTTCTCTAAAACTGACATTCTTTTTACTCTTATTCATTTTGAATCCTCCAAATTGTTTTTTACCTGCGAATGCTAGAAAAAACTAATATCGAGGATTACCACCACATGTATTGATCATCATTTTCCGTACCCCTTTGTATAAAAAAAGTCCCCGCTGCAAAAATATGCAACAGGGACGATTTACCGTGGTACCACCCAGCTTGAGCATAGTTCAAAAAAACTATTGCTCCACTCTTGAGAATAACGGCTCTCTTATTCCGCTTGGCAAAACCAAGTCATGTCTGGTATTTCATAACTGCACCCTGACCGGTTCGCATCAACCACCGGCTTTCTTACGCCCAGATACATTACTAATTAATTCAGACACTTATATGTGTTTATTTGATTGCCTTAAACAATAACAGGCTGATTCATTTCTGTCAACTTTAAATTCGGTGCTAGTTAAATATTCCGTCTCCAGAGCTGGGAAATATTCTCTAGCTGTGCGGAACGGCCCGAGCCAAAATGCGGTCTCGAACCTCGGTTTGAAGCCTTGACACAGTCCGTCAAGTCTCCAAACACGCCCGGTGGTATAAGGACGGGAGGTTCTCCCGTCCTTATACCACTACCACAGCACACAAATATTTCCCAGCTCTTCCGACTAATTCGTTAGTAATAATTGAATGCAAAGTATCAACATTCACGATATTTAAACGATGTAATATCAACTAGCACCATGCATATCTTTTTATGCCATACGACGATCAATAAATTTTGACAACAGTGACAAAGCGTAACAAACGATAAAGTACATAACCGCCATAGCCACGAAGACTGGAATGATGAAGTTAGGGTCTTGTCCATAAACAACTTGACCGTGTTGCATCAATTCTGGCACAACAATGATTGTTGCCAAAGATGTATCCTTGATCAATGAAATAAATTGGCTAACCATTGCTGGAATCATCTTTTTATATGCTTGTGGTAGAACAATATGCCACATTGCTTGCGACATCTTCATCCCCATTGCCCGTGATGCTTCCATTTGTCCGGGATCAACTGCCAAAATACCTGAACGGATAATCTCGGCAATCATCATCGATTCGAAGACTGTCATCGCTAAAATGGCTGCGGGAATCGTATCCGGTTTGAAACCAAATGCTGGCAAGCCAAAGTAAACGAAGAAGATAATTAGTAGCAGTGGTAAATTACGAATAACATCGATTATAAAACCAACAATTTTTGATAAATAAGGAACCTTATCATAACGAATGATTCCTAAAATTGATCCAATAATAAAACTTAAAATCACCGATATAACGGAGATCAAAATCGTGATCCATAAGCCTTGGAGAAGGAATCTGATATTGATCCATGAATAAGCGTCAATCCAATTTTGCATTATTTTTCTCCTCCTAAGCTAATTTTCTTTCTAGATGTTGCATGTAATAACTAATTGGCAACGTTATGATCAAGTAGAAAACACCAACGATAATGTAAGTATTAACTGTATCAAACGTTTGTGAAGCAATGGCGTTACCTTGGTACATCAAATCAAATCCAGCAACGAAAGCTAGAACTGAAGAG contains:
- the nhaC gene encoding Na+/H+ antiporter NhaC codes for the protein MNKSKKNVSFREAIVILVMMLIVLGFGVIKFGLSPQTPVLVVIGLLILWAKVRGTEWDEIFDGITDGVKNGIIPIFIFILIGALIGTWIAAGIIPSMMVAGFHLISAQWFVPSVFLVCALIGTSIGSAFTIVSTIGIALFGMGQTLGMNPALVAGAIISGAIFGDKTSPLSDSTNLASAIAEDDLFDHIKNLMWTTIPAFIISLILYTILGNAGSGASLSKIDTTLNVLNSNFIITWWSILPIALLFACSIMKIPAIATLILNITVTVGMIFVEKPGTPVKDIAGFIESGFVSKTGNASVDALLTRGGISSMMGTVSLIFLTLSLGGLLMKFNVIQTAMTPLAKKLKTPGAVVTATILSGIGVNIFVGEQYLSVILPGKAFKQTFNEHGLDNLALSRVLEDGGTVINYLIPWGVAGAFAANTLGVPTLTFLPFCFFSLLSPVLSIISGFTGIGLKRQDKTSKKVVTA
- a CDS encoding amino acid ABC transporter permease, with protein sequence MQNWIDAYSWINIRFLLQGLWITILISVISVILSFIIGSILGIIRYDKVPYLSKIVGFIIDVIRNLPLLLIIFFVYFGLPAFGFKPDTIPAAILAMTVFESMMIAEIIRSGILAVDPGQMEASRAMGMKMSQAMWHIVLPQAYKKMIPAMVSQFISLIKDTSLATIIVVPELMQHGQVVYGQDPNFIIPVFVAMAVMYFIVCYALSLLSKFIDRRMA
- a CDS encoding efflux RND transporter periplasmic adaptor subunit, translating into MKKIKIAIWGINVVLIAVILFLVLGNGFKNDTNKIDYKTYTVQRDNTNYFNGIVQETDKQAVSDQPKSEDETLTSTHVINGQKVTKGQVLFSFYRDMSSDLASANAEIQQAQLAIQAYNSTDKTTADKIELSKNQEVLAETQAKINKITKAQNRTVLAPISGVYYKDDAGRSYIYGAPVIQGNVNEYSLDKIKLGADVTIIKNDGTKISGNYEQKDAIPYSTHNVSYYHFRVATEDKLPYGMHVQIKTESDGYKIPSKAVWSKNTVYLLKNDKKHKKHVTMMKKDQDYYVIDGLKAGDKLVLK